A portion of the Actinomycetota bacterium genome contains these proteins:
- a CDS encoding nucleoside-triphosphatase: protein MPDNIVVTGRPGSGKTTMVVSLAERFAARGFKAGGFVTEEIREGPHRVGFRVRDLRGDAAVLAHIAYKGKQRVGKYGVDTAAFEGVAIPAMQVGRDEADLLIIDEIGRMELFSRHFRDMLPRLLDAPVPVLATAQSGKGDFLADILARGDVTPFVLRPTERERLLEVIDGSLSRILTDN, encoded by the coding sequence ATGCCCGATAACATCGTGGTGACCGGAAGGCCCGGAAGCGGAAAGACCACCATGGTCGTGAGCCTGGCGGAGAGGTTTGCCGCCCGCGGGTTCAAGGCGGGAGGTTTCGTTACCGAGGAGATAAGGGAAGGGCCCCACCGCGTGGGTTTCCGCGTGCGGGACCTGAGGGGAGACGCGGCGGTGCTGGCGCATATCGCCTACAAAGGAAAGCAGCGCGTGGGAAAGTACGGTGTAGATACAGCGGCATTCGAGGGCGTCGCCATACCCGCTATGCAGGTGGGAAGAGATGAAGCCGACCTGCTCATCATCGACGAGATAGGACGCATGGAACTGTTCTCCCGCCATTTCCGCGATATGCTGCCACGGCTTCTGGACGCTCCCGTACCCGTACTGGCCACCGCGCAGAGCGGGAAGGGCGATTTCCTGGCGGACATCCTTGCGAGAGGGGATGTGACCCCTTTCGTTCTGCGACCCACGGAGAGAGAAAGGCTTCTGGAGGTGATCGATGGTTCACTGAGCAGGATCTTGACGGACAACTGA
- the alr gene encoding alanine racemase: MTGSAAWRPTRAEVDLECIRHNVGIFVGLVSPGCQVMAIVKADGYGHGAVETARAALQAGASRLGVALVEEGEALRAAGITAPIHLLFEPPPDAAARVAELDLIPSVYTSAYAHALSRAATASGKGLKLHIKVDTGMHRVGVEPGKAAPLAAEAASLPHLEVEGIYTHLANASVPGDPFTLRQWEIFQGVLREVEGRGIKAPLRHAAASGAALSFPQSRLGMIRLGIAMYGLLPGSGYRGCIDLHPALALKTHVSHVFRACEEEGVSYGLTYRCKHDTWIAVLPIGYADGLPRALSNRWEVLIAGKHYPLVGTVCMDLCMVDLGEDVREPGEEVTVIGGYGAEEWGAERAAEVLGTINYEVICGIGKRVPRVYLNRL; this comes from the coding sequence ATGACCGGGAGTGCCGCCTGGCGTCCCACCCGCGCCGAGGTCGACCTGGAATGCATCCGCCACAATGTAGGCATTTTCGTCGGTCTCGTTAGCCCCGGCTGCCAGGTGATGGCCATCGTCAAGGCGGACGGGTACGGACATGGAGCGGTGGAGACCGCCCGCGCCGCGCTGCAGGCCGGGGCCAGCCGCCTGGGGGTGGCGCTGGTGGAGGAGGGCGAGGCGCTCAGGGCGGCCGGGATAACCGCCCCCATACACCTCCTCTTCGAGCCGCCGCCAGATGCCGCCGCCAGGGTGGCCGAACTGGACCTCATACCCAGCGTCTATACCTCTGCCTACGCGCATGCCCTCTCGCGCGCGGCCACGGCGAGCGGCAAGGGGTTGAAGTTGCATATCAAGGTGGACACGGGCATGCACCGCGTCGGCGTCGAACCGGGGAAGGCGGCGCCACTGGCCGCCGAAGCCGCATCCCTTCCCCATCTCGAGGTGGAGGGTATATACACCCACCTGGCCAACGCCTCCGTTCCCGGAGACCCTTTTACCTTGCGACAATGGGAGATCTTTCAGGGTGTATTGAGGGAGGTGGAGGGGAGAGGCATAAAGGCGCCGCTGCGCCATGCCGCGGCCTCCGGGGCGGCCCTTTCTTTCCCGCAGTCTCGCCTGGGGATGATCAGGCTGGGCATCGCCATGTACGGCCTGCTGCCGGGCAGCGGTTACCGCGGCTGCATCGATCTGCACCCCGCCCTCGCGCTTAAGACGCACGTGAGCCACGTGTTCAGGGCGTGCGAGGAGGAAGGCGTCAGCTACGGGCTCACCTACAGGTGCAAACACGACACCTGGATCGCGGTCCTGCCCATAGGATACGCGGACGGGCTGCCGCGCGCCCTCTCGAACCGCTGGGAAGTGCTCATCGCCGGAAAACACTACCCGCTGGTAGGTACGGTGTGCATGGACCTGTGCATGGTGGACCTGGGAGAGGACGTCCGCGAACCGGGCGAAGAGGTCACGGTCATCGGCGGGTACGGCGCGGAAGAATGGGGGGCCGAGCGTGCGGCGGAGGTGTTGGGCACTATAAACTACGAGGTCATATGCGGTATCGGGAAGCGCGTCCCGCGTGTATATCTCAACCGTTTATAA
- a CDS encoding BCAM0308 family protein — protein MKICPSCYAVCIDQKWDFDEAVRAKAMKGNGWQKHLCPGCERVAKGQVDGVVYLRGDFLNTHREEAKNLIRSVAQKKLRKNIAARIYHIEEKKDEIVIETTDRVLAERLGKEFEKAYSGHLDIQWQQHSDFARVYWTRD, from the coding sequence ATGAAGATATGTCCTTCCTGCTACGCCGTCTGCATCGACCAAAAATGGGATTTCGACGAAGCGGTCAGGGCCAAGGCCATGAAGGGCAACGGGTGGCAGAAGCACCTCTGCCCCGGTTGCGAGAGGGTGGCGAAGGGTCAAGTGGACGGCGTGGTCTATCTCAGGGGGGACTTCCTCAATACACACCGCGAAGAGGCGAAAAACCTCATCCGCAGCGTGGCGCAGAAAAAACTGCGCAAGAACATCGCCGCACGCATCTACCACATCGAGGAGAAAAAGGACGAGATCGTCATCGAGACGACCGACCGTGTACTGGCTGAACGGCTGGGAAAGGAGTTCGAGAAGGCGTACTCCGGCCATCTGGACATACAGTGGCAGCAGCATTCGGATTTCGCCCGCGTATACTGGACACGGGACTAG
- a CDS encoding CBS domain-containing protein has product MKSAQEIMSPDPLTVDPDVPVKDIAQTMLDNRIRCLPVVDPDGNVLGVVDEEDLVHQDAKIQFPSFIHFLDSYIMLPSSLNRFQKELRQAVGAVAHDVMEEEYEAVSPTDSVEEVATLMVKKDLEYVLVVEGGKLRGVITRADILKTLTEG; this is encoded by the coding sequence ATGAAATCGGCGCAAGAGATCATGAGCCCCGACCCCTTGACCGTGGACCCCGATGTCCCGGTAAAGGATATCGCCCAGACGATGCTGGACAACCGTATACGCTGCCTGCCCGTGGTCGACCCCGACGGAAACGTGCTCGGTGTGGTGGACGAGGAGGACCTGGTCCACCAGGACGCCAAGATACAGTTTCCTTCCTTCATCCACTTTCTGGACAGCTATATCATGCTGCCCTCCTCGCTCAACCGCTTCCAGAAAGAGCTGCGGCAGGCCGTGGGCGCGGTAGCCCACGACGTCATGGAGGAGGAGTACGAGGCGGTGAGCCCGACGGACAGCGTGGAGGAGGTCGCCACCCTGATGGTCAAGAAGGACCTCGAATACGTGCTCGTCGTCGAGGGCGGTAAGTTACGTGGCGTGATCACCAGGGCCGATATCCTCAAGACCCTGACCGAGGGTTGA
- a CDS encoding HD domain-containing protein, with amino-acid sequence MKVLPNALTMDDLGRADPFLGALMTHLASIKSGEVYLVGGYLRDYFLGEIPEDIDFITSADPETVAGGVAERWSGKTFVLQEEERTHRVVIDSDNRRRTIDFSPIKGISVEEDLSYRDFTINAMAVDVERLTREELRLPRDLIDKHYGWRDLSRGILRECSNETFLMDPVRLMRAMRFRHVLGLEYEERTLNHMKKYASLVTKAPGERVSVELLETLLFPDTSRIFAELESTGLLHYVFPGLTETVGLEQNAYHHLDVWSHTLLTIEELDILLKDPGRVFPGHAARIAEHMAQTIQDLQPRSSFLRLAALYHDAGKADTSTTDASGRIHFYSHQRHSQDAVIDLAERLRLSRKALDYLAVTVGKHMDIGITTPERASERQLRRVVANLGDELVDIVLLSVADRRATRGPLSTPQELQSYVEACGRLLDAYYREKEVPPLIGGRDLMDELGLPEGPAIGEILKEVRIAQLEGALKHRGDALRFAGDLIRFGD; translated from the coding sequence TTGAAGGTCCTCCCCAATGCCTTGACCATGGACGACCTGGGCCGTGCCGATCCGTTTCTAGGCGCCCTCATGACCCACCTGGCCTCCATAAAATCCGGCGAGGTCTATCTGGTAGGCGGCTACCTGAGGGATTATTTCCTGGGTGAGATACCGGAAGACATAGACTTCATCACCTCGGCCGACCCGGAGACAGTCGCGGGAGGAGTAGCCGAAAGATGGAGCGGCAAGACCTTCGTGCTCCAAGAGGAGGAGAGGACCCACCGCGTGGTCATCGACAGCGATAACCGCAGGAGGACCATCGACTTCTCGCCCATCAAAGGCATAAGCGTCGAGGAGGACCTCTCCTACCGGGACTTCACCATCAATGCCATGGCGGTGGACGTGGAGAGGCTGACGCGCGAGGAACTGAGGCTGCCGCGCGATCTCATCGACAAGCATTACGGCTGGAGGGACCTGTCCCGAGGCATCCTTCGCGAATGCTCCAACGAGACCTTCCTCATGGATCCGGTGCGCCTGATGAGGGCCATGCGTTTCCGGCACGTATTGGGGCTGGAGTACGAGGAGCGCACCTTGAACCATATGAAGAAATACGCCTCCCTGGTGACCAAGGCTCCGGGCGAGCGTGTGAGCGTTGAGCTTCTGGAGACCCTACTCTTCCCGGACACCTCACGGATCTTCGCGGAGTTGGAATCCACCGGACTTCTGCATTACGTGTTCCCGGGACTAACCGAAACGGTGGGACTGGAGCAGAACGCCTACCACCACCTGGACGTCTGGTCGCATACCCTGCTCACCATCGAGGAACTGGACATCCTGCTCAAGGACCCGGGCCGGGTGTTCCCAGGCCACGCGGCGAGGATCGCGGAGCATATGGCACAGACCATACAGGACCTGCAGCCGCGCAGCTCGTTCCTCCGGCTTGCGGCGCTGTATCACGACGCGGGCAAGGCGGATACCTCGACCACCGATGCCTCGGGACGCATCCACTTCTACTCCCACCAGAGGCACAGCCAGGATGCCGTGATCGATCTCGCGGAGAGGCTGCGCCTGTCGCGCAAGGCCTTGGATTACCTGGCGGTGACGGTCGGGAAACATATGGACATCGGCATCACCACCCCGGAGCGCGCCTCGGAACGGCAGCTCAGGAGGGTCGTTGCCAACCTGGGGGACGAGCTGGTCGACATCGTCCTGCTGTCCGTGGCGGACCGCCGTGCGACCAGGGGACCACTGTCCACCCCCCAGGAACTGCAGTCCTATGTCGAAGCATGCGGCCGCCTCCTCGACGCATATTACCGGGAGAAGGAGGTCCCACCCCTCATAGGTGGGCGGGACCTCATGGACGAACTGGGCCTGCCCGAAGGGCCGGCCATCGGGGAGATACTCAAGGAAGTGCGCATCGCGCAGCTGGAGGGAGCGCTCAAGCACAGGGGGGACGCATTGAGGTTCGCGGGCGACCTCATCCGTTTCGGAGACTAG